From the genome of Dehalococcoidales bacterium, one region includes:
- a CDS encoding radical SAM protein has protein sequence EVVLTGTEIGSYDDNGVGLASLLERILAQTDIPRLRLSSLQPQEISPELLALWRNLRLCPHFHLSLQSGSDAVLRRMGRDYSSGDYQKAVSLIRTQVPDVAITTDVIVGFPGETEEEFAQSQDFCRRMEFARIHVFPYSRRDGTQASSLSRQINDKVKKERSRQMLALARESARDFRQRFVGGISPVLWEQPAGDGFWTGLTDNYIKVYTESDADLTNRVVPVKLMKLWRDGVLARRPQSVI, from the coding sequence GGAAGTAGTACTGACCGGTACCGAGATTGGCTCGTATGACGATAACGGTGTTGGACTGGCGAGCTTGCTGGAGCGTATCCTGGCGCAGACTGATATTCCCAGATTAAGGCTTTCTTCTCTACAGCCGCAGGAGATCTCCCCGGAGCTTCTGGCATTGTGGCGGAATCTCCGGTTATGTCCCCACTTTCACCTGTCACTCCAGAGCGGCAGTGACGCAGTGCTCCGCCGGATGGGCAGGGATTACTCGTCCGGTGATTATCAGAAGGCGGTATCTTTAATTCGGACTCAGGTGCCGGATGTGGCAATCACCACTGATGTTATCGTCGGTTTTCCCGGTGAGACAGAAGAGGAATTCGCGCAGAGCCAGGATTTCTGCCGGCGGATGGAATTTGCCCGTATTCATGTCTTTCCTTACTCGCGGCGTGATGGCACTCAGGCATCATCGCTCTCCCGGCAAATCAATGATAAGGTTAAGAAAGAACGCAGTCGGCAGATGCTGGCGCTGGCCAGGGAAAGCGCCCGGGACTTCCGGCAACGCTTTGTAGGTGGGATCAGCCCGGTATTGTGGGAGCAGCCGGCTGGTGACGGGTTCTGGACCGGTCTGACCGATAACTATATCAAGGTCTACACCGAAAGCGATGCGGATTTAACCAACCGGGTAGTGCCGGTGAAGCTGATGAAGCTCTGGAGGGATGGGGTACTTGCCAGACGGCCTCAATCAGTAATATAA
- a CDS encoding Lrp/AsnC ligand binding domain-containing protein, protein MVKGYLLIKIVPGLESDALAQIRVTPGIVDVNLVFGQWDAIAVAEAKSIFELAKIVVSEVRGIQGVQDTTTLLQAEL, encoded by the coding sequence ATGGTGAAAGGATACCTTCTCATCAAGATTGTTCCCGGTCTGGAATCTGACGCCCTGGCCCAGATTCGGGTCACCCCCGGTATCGTTGATGTCAATCTTGTCTTCGGGCAGTGGGATGCCATCGCTGTCGCTGAAGCCAAGAGCATTTTTGAGTTGGCCAAGATAGTTGTCAGTGAAGTACGCGGCATTCAGGGTGTCCAGGATACTACCACTCTCCTGCAAGCCGAGCTATAG
- a CDS encoding GNAT family N-acetyltransferase translates to MIRQCQADDIERIYAVINQAATAYEGTIPADCYHQPYMSMAELEREMKRITFYGWEADGELVGVTGLEAVKDVTLIRHAYVLPRWQQRGIGGKLLNHLKTLATTPRLLVGTWADAHTATHFYQKHGFQLLPDKDKLLKTYWDIPGRQIETSVVLGIEKTT, encoded by the coding sequence ATGATTCGTCAGTGCCAGGCAGACGATATCGAAAGGATATACGCCGTCATTAACCAGGCCGCCACCGCCTATGAAGGCACAATACCGGCTGACTGCTACCATCAACCTTATATGAGCATGGCAGAACTCGAGAGGGAGATGAAACGCATCACCTTCTACGGCTGGGAAGCAGACGGGGAGCTTGTTGGCGTCACCGGCCTGGAAGCAGTTAAAGACGTCACGCTCATCCGCCATGCCTATGTATTACCCCGCTGGCAGCAACGGGGAATCGGCGGTAAACTCCTTAACCATCTCAAGACACTGGCGACTACGCCACGCCTGCTGGTGGGGACATGGGCTGATGCTCACACGGCAACCCACTTCTACCAGAAACATGGTTTTCAACTGTTGCCTGATAAGGACAAGCTGTTAAAAACTTACTGGGACATCCCCGGACGCCAGATTGAAACCTCGGTGGTTTTAGGCATCGAGAAGACCACATAA